The Budorcas taxicolor isolate Tak-1 chromosome 2, Takin1.1, whole genome shotgun sequence genome window below encodes:
- the ALKBH4 gene encoding alpha-ketoglutarate-dependent dioxygenase alkB homolog 4 isoform X2, translating into MLSGIRQSQGVLYDSTQKTHRFIYYPDTGWAVGAEESDFEGWAFPFPGVTLIEDFVTREEEAEMVQLMDRDPWKLSQSGRRKQDYGPKVNFRKQKLKMADFRGLPSFSREVVRRMGLYPILEDFQPVEQCNLDYCPERGSAIDPHLDDAWLWGERLVSLSLLAPTVLSMSREAPGSLLLCLAPSGFPEALADSAMAPSRSVPCQEVEVAVPLPRRSLVVLSGGARHQWKHAIHRRHVGARRVGVTFRELSAEFGPGGKQQELGQELLQMALSFQGRPTT; encoded by the exons ATGCTGAGTGGAATAAGGCAGTCACAAGGCGTCCTGTATGATTCCACTCAG AAAACACACCGGTTCATTTACTACCCTGACACCGGCTGGGCAGTGGGGGCTGAGGAGTCTGACTTTGAAGGCTGGGCCTTCCCTTTCCCGGGCGTGACCCTGATCGAGGACTTCGTGACCCGCGAGGAAGAAGCCGAGATGGTGCAGCTGATGGACCGCGATCCCTGGAAGCTCTCCCAGTCTGGGCGGAGGAAGCAG GACTATGGCCCCAAAGTCAACTTCCGGAAACAGAAGCTAAAGATGGCCGACTTCCGAGGCCTCCCCAGCTTCAGCCGGGAGGTGGTGCGGCGGATGGGCCTCTACCCTATCCTGGAGGACTTCCAGCCCGTGGAGCAGTGCAACCTGGACTACTGCCCGGAGCGGGGCTCGGCCATCGACCCGCACCTGGACGACGCCTGGTTGTGGGGGGAGCGGCTGGTGAGCCTCAGCCTGCTGGCCCCCACCGTGCTGTCCATGTCCCGGGAGGCGCCCGGCAGCCTGCTGCTCTGCCTGGCCCCATCCGGCTTCCCGGAGGCCCTGGCGGACAGCGCGATGGCTCCCAGCCGGTCTGTCCCGTGCCAGGAGGTGGAGGTGGCAGTCCCCTTGCCCCGCCGCTCCCTGGTGGTGCTCAGCGGAGGCGCGCGGCACCAGTGGAAGCATGCCATCCACCGGCGGCACGTCGGGGCCCGGCGCGTGGGCGTCACCTTCCGGGAGCTGTCGGCGGAGTTCGGCCCTGGAGGGAAGCAGCAGGAACTGGGGCAGGAACTCCTGCAAATGGCGCTCTCCTTTCAGGGGAGACCCACCACGTGA